The following is a genomic window from Oncorhynchus kisutch isolate 150728-3 linkage group LG6, Okis_V2, whole genome shotgun sequence.
caactttcaaagcagaattaaatTCCCATTGTTCCTTAAAAAAAATGCAGTGTATTATTTACCATTTTGtattgtatatataaatatacactgctcaaaaaaataaagggaacactaaaataacacatcctagatctgaatgaatgaaatattcttattaaatacttttttctttacatagttgaatgtgctgacaacaaaatcacagaaaaatgatcaatggaatcaaatttatcaacccatggaggtctggatttggagtcacactcaaaattaaagtggaaaaccacactccaggctgatctaactttgatgtaatgtccttaaaacaagtcaaaatgaggctcagtagtgtgtgtggcctccatgtgcctgtatgacctccctacaacgcctgggcatgctcctgataaggtggtggatggtctcctgaggaatctcctcccagacctggactaaagcatccgccaactcctggacagtctgtggtgcatggagcgagacatgatgtcccagatgtgctcaattggattcaggtctggggaacgggcgggccagtccatagcatcaatgccttcctcttgcaggaactgctgacacactccagccacatgaggtctagcattgtcttgcattaggaggaacccagggccaaccacaccagcatatggtctcacaaggggtctgaggatctcatcttggtacctaatggcagtcaggctacctctggcgagcacatgagGGCTGTGTGcctccccaaagaaatgccaccccacaccatgactgacctacCGCCAAACGGGTCATGCTGGAgtatgttgcaggcagcagaacgttctccacggcgtctccagactatCCCGTCTGTCACatatgctcagtgtgaacctgctttcatctgtgaagagcacagggtgccagtggcgaatttgccaatcttggtgttctctggcaaataccaaacgtcctgcacggtgttgggctgtaagcacaacccccacctgtggacgtcgggccctcacaccaccctcatggagtctgtttctgaccgtttgaacacatgtacatttgtggcctgctggaggtcattttgcaggtctCTGGCAGtgcttctcctgctcctccttgcacaaaggcggtcctgctgctgggttgttgccctcctcatgccaaattgaatcaaacactttttcaattgtttaactaTTTTGATTATGCCAGATCATTGGGCGAAGAGAATAACATTTAATAAAgagccatgtctttgtgtgtttttAAATGTTGTTTCTTAACTGGTGGTGGGTCCACTATtaggatgagggggggggggggcgtcaacccagacagggagatcacatcagtgacttaacccactcaagtgacgcacccctcctagggacggcatgaaagagcaccagtaagccagtgactcagcccctgtaatatggttagaggcagagaatcccagtggaaagaggggaaccggccaggcagagacagcaagggcagtttgttgctccagagtctttccgttcaccttcacactcctgggccagactacactcaatattatgacccactgaagaaatgagtcttcaataaagacttaaaggttgagaccaagtttgcgtctctcacatgggtaggcagaccattccataaaaattgagctctataggagaaagccctgcctccagcttagaaattctagggacaattaggaggcctgcatcttgtgaccatagcgtacgtgtaggtatgtatggcaggaccaaatcagagagataggtaggagcaagccaatgtaatgctttgtaggttagcagtaaaaccttgaaaccagcccttgccttgacaggaagccagtgtagggaggctagcactggaataatatgattacatttttttgttctagtcaggattctagcagccgtatttaacactaactgaagtttatgttgtgctttatccaggtagtcagaaagtagagcattgcagtagtctaacctagaagtaacaaaagcatgtattcatttttctgcatcatttttggacagaaagtttcagatttttgcaatgttacgtagatggaaaaaatctgtccttgaaacagtcttgatatgttcgtcaaaagagagatcagggtccagagtagcgccggggtccttcacagttttatttgagacgactgtacaaccattaagattaattgtcaggtTCAACAGaacatctctttgtttcttggaaagagcaaagagaaacgacagtccatcattattttaagacatcagtcaatgcaaaacatttcaataacttttgaagtttcttcaagtgcggtcgcaaaaaccataaagcaccatgatgaaactggctctcacgaggactgccacaagaaaggaagaccaagagttacctctgctgcagaggatacgtttgtTTGAGTTAACTACACCTCAGATCATATCCTAAATAAATCCTTCacagagttcatgtaacagacacatctctaatgttcataggagactgtgtgaatcaggtcttcatggtcaaattgctggaaagaaaccactactgcaGGACATTATtaataagaagatacttgcttgggccaagaaacatgagcaattgacattagactggtggaaatatgtcctttggtccaaatttgagatttttaggctccaactgccgtgtctttgtgagacgcagagtaggtgggtggattatctctgtatgtgtggttcccaccgtgaagcatggaggaggaggtgtgatggtgtgggagtgctttgctgatgacactgtcgtgattcatttagaattcaaggcacacttaaccagcatggctactacagtattctgcagcgatacgccatcccatctggtttgcgcttagtgggactatcatttgttttcaactggacaatgacccaacatacctccaggctatataagggctatttgaccaagaaggagagtgatggagatggtttgagatgatttggaatgagttggacctcagagtgaaggaaaagcagccaacaagtgctcaccatatgtgggaactccttcaagactgttggaaaagcattccaggtgaagcttgttgagagaatgccaagagtgtgcaaagctgtcatcaaggcaaagggtggctactttgaagaagatACATATATATAATTGTATGTATAGCTCCATCATTGTGTTTTATGGGTCTGATATTCttggtttaaaaaataaattaaatgggGTTTGTGGTGTTGAGCTCAGTGTTGTGTGCTGCCGCAGTTCTTTGGAATCAGCGACCAGACCAGAGACTAACCACATAAGTGGTTAGTGGGCTGGGATTTCATGTTCCATTACAGTGTACTGCTTTTCTCTGTTATGTTAATGCTAATACCAGAACGTGTGTAGAAGATCACACCTTGATATTGTACTGCAATCAGATGCACAACCGGCATTTGGGGATAAAATACATAAACAACTGTTTTGATTTTGCAAGATCATTGTGTGATCATCGACATACTTTCCGGCATTAGCATTAACACACATTGTGTGTTTTTAAATGTTGTTTCTTAACTCCGGGGgagattttacctttatttaactattcaagtcagttaagaacaaattcttacttacaatgacagcctaagaatagtgaattaactgccttgttcagggccagaatgacagatttttaccttttcagctcagggattcaatctagcaacctttaggttactggcccaatgccctaaccactaggctacctgtccacTTTCAGAGCAGCATTTCAGTGGACCTGGGACTATGGTAGATCACATTACAAGAACAAACACAAGATTCAGAGAACATGTTTGGGGGGGTGACTTATTTTTTACTTTCTGTGCATTTCTTATTGGCCCATCAGTTAATTTTCGTGTTTTATGGGTTTCatattatttgtaaaaaaaaatgaaacaaatGATCTTTGTGGCGTTGAGCTCAGTGTTGAGCTCAGTTTAGTGGAATTGGTGGCCAGACCAGAGACTAAATACAGTAGTGGGCCAGTATTTCCTGTTTTGTGGCTGTGTGACTCTGAAAGTGTGTAGAAGATCACACATTGATCTTTTTTACATGGATGTAGCATTGCCAGACCATGGTAATTTAACCCTCAATTTCGGTTCAGCAGAATTTTGGTTGTATTAATAGTTGAGTCCATTGTATTGTAACTTGAAAATAGTTAAATCTGGGGTACAAATTGGCAATTTACTGCCAAGTATTGGTGAGAATCATACCTGATATTGGAGGACATTACAAGGATCAAGATGGTGACAATTCTACTCTTTATGGCATTAGGTGAGTCTTTGTGTATTACAATAACTAAGTTGTCATAAAGGAAGGTCTTTCAAGTGCCTCACATGAATAAGAATAGACTCTATATATAGATTGGTATCTGTTGTCTCTGTGACTTCTGCTATATCCAAGTGCACTATTATATTGTTCCTTTCTAGTTTAGCCGTGTTTCAATAGGCTATGATTTATGTACTGGATATACTTATGTCTGCAATGGAATTTTAACGTGCTAAATTTGTGGATTTTGGTCTCCATGAATTGATGATATTGCTCACGAGCGACTTGGTAGACAGTCACAAAATCAAACTGACCTATAACAAAGGATTAATTTCCAGTTCTCATGTCTGCTTTCTTGGCTCACACAACTGTGACTTCAAAGTTAAATATATGTGTGCTTTGTGGACCTATACTGTAAAAGTTGAGCAATTTTGCAATTATTAACTTTGATAGAAAATGTAGCAAAATAGGATCTTGAAACTGCAGAGAGGATAACTCCGGTCCATCTACGCAAAAAATTACACTGATTAATTCCCTAGTGATGTCATAGTTTacatatttgttttttatttgaaaTGGCAAACCAAAGTTAAACAGGCatagggttggggtcaatttcaaTTCTTGAATTCACTCATGAAGTGGAGAATTTTGAAATGAATTCAATCTTCAAGTTTTAGAATTGTAATTTAAGTGTTTGGACTGTTTTGAATTGGAATTCAATTAGAATTCAATTTTTGTACATTTCCCAGTTAATTGAATGAAtgggaaagttttcagaccccttccccttttccaccttttgttacgttacaggcttattctaaaatggattaaataaaacattttcctcatcaatctacacataatacactATATTGAAAAATGGAAAACTGgtttttagtaaaaaaaaaaaaaagtaaaaagcagataccttatttacataagtattcagaacctttgctatgagactctaaattgagctcaggtgcatcctgtttccattgatcatccttgagatgtatctagaacttgatttgagtccacttGTGGGaaagtcaattgattggacatgatttggaaaggcacacccctgtctatataaggtcccacagttgacagtgcatgtcagagcaaacaccaaaacatgaggtagaaggaattgtccgtacagctcctagtcaggattgtgtcgaggcactgatctggggaaacgtaccaaaacatttctgcagaattgaaggtccccaagaacacagggacTCCATAATTCTTAAACGGAAAAAGTTTACAACCACTAAAACACTTCCTAGAGCCAtactcagggaggtgaccaagaacccaatgataactctcacagagctccagagttcctctgtggagatgggagaaccttccagaaggacaacaatctatgcagcactccaacaatcaggcctttatggtagagtggccagaaggaagctactcttcagtaaaaggcacatgacatcccgcttggagtttgccagaaggcacctaaGGGACTCCacgactatgagaaacaagattctctggtctgataaaattaagattgaactctttggtctgaatgcctatcgtcacgtctggaggaaacctggcaccctccctatgatgaagcatggtgatggcagcatcatgctgcggggatttctttcagcggcagggactgggtgactagtcaggatcaatgtaaagatgaacggagcaaagtacagagagatccttgatgaaaacctgctccagagcactcaggacctcagactggggtgaaggttcaccttccaaaaggacaatgaccctaagcacacagccaagacaatgcaggtgtgGCTTTGAGacgagtctctgaatgttcttgattggcccagccagagcccgatcaaacatctctggagagacctgaaaatagctctgcagcgacactccccaaaCAACCTGGCAGAgattgagatgatctgcagagaagaatgggagaaactcctcaaatacaggtgtaccaagtttgttgcgtcatacccaagaagactctaggctgtaatcgctgccaacgatgcttcaacaaagtactaagtaaaggggctgaatacttatgtaaatgtgatatttcccaTTTCACCAGTTCTTTCCATTAAAGGCGAAGGTCCAGGACCTGTGGTCGGCCTACTGAGGATGGAGGTTTTTCTCTCTCCTCGAGAAAGGTCCAGCTTGAGAGGTCCAGCAGGATAAGAGGCTAAGAACGACGAGAGTGAGTGGGagacaggaagcaccagtgactctgtcaataaagaagtggtcaaatgatgcagatgctaagttacaggacgggtttgctagcacagactggaatatgatccgggattcttccgatggtattgaggagtacaccacatcagtcactggcttcatcaataagtgcattgatgacgtcatccccacagtgactgtacgtacataccccaaccagacgCCATGGATACCAGGCAATATCcaaactgagctaaagggtagagctgacgctttcaaggagtgggactctaactcGGAAGCttgtaagaaatcccgctatgccctctgacgaaccagcaaacaggcaaagcgtcaatgcagcactaagattgaatcataccaGACCGGCTcagatgctcgtcggatgtggcagggcttgcaaactattgcagactacaaagggaagcacaggcgagaactgcccagtgacacgagcctaccagatgagctaaattacttctatgctcgcttcgaggcaagcaacactgaagcatgcatgagagcgtcAGCTGTTCCAAACAACTGTGTGATTGCGCTCTCCGTTGCCGATGTGACTAAaccctttaaacaggtcaacattcataagGCCCAAGgcccagatggattaccaggacgtgtactccgagtatgcactgaccaactggcaattgCCTTCACTGActttttcaacctgtccctgaccgagtctgaaAAATGGATTCTCCCAATGGTAGctgtcatgcctgctcccgctctccctctcctggGCTCAAGGGCGCCAGACTGcctatcattacgcacacctgtccccttcATTACGCGCACCTAAGCCTTATTGGACCCACCTGAACTCCATCATTATTTCGTTGGCTCCCCTTTATCTGTCTGCTTCCtctgtttattctctgtgttggcattgatgtcgttattttgtcccctgtccagacgctgttcctgtcctgtttcttgtccgttatttattaaatgtgcTTCGTGTCTCCAGCGTCAACCCTCACAGGTAGCTATAGTGTAGCTGAATTTTTTACTCCAGTGTGAAGTAGCTGGTAGCAAgctaaactatattttcagagtagcttcctgCTGACATTTTATATCAGGAAATAACATAAGTCAACATCAAGTGGAGAAATAATTTCACAAAATAAAGTATTGAGAGTCATTAATAGCATTTAGCAGAAAGCAGGACTAGCTGATTTTTAAACAAAGGAATTGGGCCATTTTGTGTGAAACTGATACATTCTTTTATCTGTATACTAAACAGAAGTCTGTGAGAGTCGGGAAAATGTCAACCACGACAAGTTCACTAATGTACATGAGACACAGGGCAGTTTCAGGGCAGTTTCAGGGCAGTTTCATAAAGGAAATCCTTGAACTCGATATAGACCCAACTATCTGGCTTTACAGATGGTGTAAATACCACAACAGCATATGCAAATAATGTTTGCTTGCCTGGTTTATGTTTAAAACTGTTTATAAATATGTAAATAACTGTCTATATACATCTTACTAACTTTTACAAATGTAGCAATAACAATTCATAAATGGTGAGAAAACTTACATATAAAAAATGTAGGATTTTTAAATTGACATTATTATAAGCTGTTATCCATTTACTAATGGCAACCTCAGTAAATGTGTGTTTAATTGAAATGTTTTGGTTGTCTGTGTTTCTCCCCAACAGCTCATCAAATGGTCAAATCTTCATTGGCTGGTAAGTTTTcctgtggggcggcaggtagcttagtggttaaaACGTTgggctagatcgaatccccgagctgataaaaatatgtcattctgctcctgaacaaggcagttaacccactgttcctaggctgtcattgtaagtaaggatttgttcttacctgacttgcctagttaaataaaaaaatatatgtgaaCACAAGTCTCAAAGGTGCTGTTAAAGTCCAGAAAGGTTCATTAACACATTTGAAACAACTTTTAATAGAACACTTTTGACAACTGGCAGTGTTAAATTGCATAATTGCTTATTAATCATTCATAATTTTCCTATGATCTTTTTTCCTCTTTGTGAGCTGGTGAAGAGATCAGGCTGGTCAATGGCACTAGTCGCTGCTCTGGAACAGTGGAGATTCTTTACAAGGGCCAGTGGGGAAGAGTGTGTGGTCAGAAGTGGGACTTTGACGATGCCAATGTGGTGTGTGGCCAGCTGGGCTGTGGGAGGGCTGTGAGTGTCCAAAGTAGTGTCCACTTAGGTCAGGGTAGTGGTGGCAGGCCGACGTGGCTGGATGATGTTGGGTGTAAAGGCAGTGAGAGCTCCCTCACAGAATGCTCACATGGAGGATTGAAACACCATGACTGTTTACAGTCTCAAGATGCCAAAGTTGTCTGCTCAGGTAAAAGTCCCTCTGTGTTGCTATTGTGGTTAATGAAAGTCAAAATACAATTGATTATACGTGTGTCAACTTGGCATTGATTTAGTTGAATATGATACTGAAATGCATTTATTTTCTCCCACATTGtcaaatgtttttaatttttCTTTAATTCCTAGTTAAACATAATATCAGACTGGTCAATGGGAGTGACCTCTGCTCTGGGAGGGTGGAGGTCTATCAAATTGGTCACTGGCGAACCGTGTGTAACGACATATGGGATTTGAATGACTCTGCTGTGGCATGCAGACAGCTTGGCTGTGGGAGAGCTGTTAGTGCCCCAGAGAGGGCTTACTTTGGTCAGGGCAGTGGGCCTATCTGGCAGGATGATGTTGGCTGCTCTGGCAGTGAGTGCTCCATCACACAGTGCCCACACACAAGAGGAACACATAACTGTAATCATGGTAACGACAAAGGTGTTATTTGTTCAGGTAAGGGAGTCTCTTTTCCTTGTCTAGACTTGAGTTTTGGTTTGAATGGTTTGAATTGTGCAAAAATGTCTCATCAGAGAGAAAATCCTAAAAAGCATATTACTGCAGTATTATAGCCTGCTCTGCCACCTAGTGGAGACTTGACTGTTGCACAAAGAATCTTAACCCATGCCAGACTTGGTGCTATGTGACCAGATGGGGGCAGCCTAGATCAGAGCAGGTGTCTAATACAGTATGAAGACCCAGTAGATAGGTTGTGGTTACTGTTGCCTAACTAAACTACATGTCTTTGACCAACAGGTGTTGTCATGCAGAAGCCTTCACTCTCCACAAACCAATCATATTCTGCCTTATTGCAAGGAGAGGAGGTTCAACTCACCTGCACTCTTCCATCCCGTATCCTCTGTAATGCTGTGGAGTTCACCTTCTATCTGAATGGAGACTCCATCATGACCGTGACTGTTGGATCCTCACAGCCCAGGGCTACTTTAACAAAGTTTAAGATGGATGCTTCACACCAGGGTAGTTACCGCTGTCTCTACAGAACCCTCTCCAACAGCCAAGCCATCAGCTCCCCTTACAGCAACATTACTAAAGGTGAGGTAGTTGGGAAACAAGTGTTGCTTAatctacagtgagctccaaaggtattgggacagtgacaaatattttgttttggctctgtattcCAGCACTTTGTAttttaaatgatacaatgactgaggtgaatgtgcagactgtcagctttaatttgagggtatgtTTATTCATATCAgggaaccatttagaaattacagtgCTTTTTGGATCTAGTCCACGCATTTTacgggaccaaaagtattgggacaaattcacttatacagtatgtgtattaaagtaatcaaaagttgagtatttggtcccatattcctagcatgcaatgattacatcacgcttgtgactctacaaagttgttggatgcatttgctgtttgttttggttgtgtttcagattattttgtggggtatgatatttgtgtctaactttctcactcatcattattcacaatttattcaggactatccgtaaaCATGGTAgaacattaatgtagaagtgtttagaaacatattctattcttatttaaaatAAAGGTAtatccaaaatgacacaatgcacttaccattcatttctattgggcgtattattgtggccctggtggcacaaaatcaaAGTCCTGACTGCATCTCTGCATGGAGATGCTTGGGAAATGGTCACTACAGGGGACcatgttgtgggtgtttcaggggaagggggtatatctgacctccatcatCTAGGATGTGACAATGGTTAATCAAATCTCCCCATTTCTGCCCATTTGTTTTGCACAATTTTGCAGGCCTTCTCATATAgctgcaactgtatatgcatttgCAAATCAATACCTTTTTTGATTTGGGCTCTGGGATGGTGCAACTGCTGAGAATCTGAGTCTATGGTTGTTGTGGGGGAAAGGggttgagtgtgtgagtgtgtatcccACAACTCTTGCGAGGGAGTAAAAGATGTTAGAGACAATACAGGATGATTCATAATAATTGTTTGCTAATATAATAACTGCTTGCCATACTGTAATTTTGGTAATGGTGAGACTGGTGAGAGGTAAAAATCCGTTGCATAAATTACTACAACTATTAATAGCTAATTATGGAAAATAAGAAACAGGATTTTAAAATATATAGAGATTTTTTGATggctatatataatacaaatcgaGGTGAGGGCGTTGGAAATGCGTTTGGCGGTTGATCTGCCTCTCTTCTGCGGGTGGCACTGTGCTCTTTTCGAAGGATATAGGTCCCAGTCTCTCCGGGGCTGTGGGATCCGGGGGTTGATCTACCTCTCTTCTGCGGGTGGCACTGTGCTCTTTTCGAAGGATATAGGTCCCAGTCTCTCCGGGGCTGTGGGATCCGGGGGTTGATCTGCCTCTCTTCTGCGGGTGGCACTGTGCTCTTTTCGAAGGATATAGGTCCCAGTCTCTCCGGGGCTGTGGGATCCGGGGGTTGGTCTGCCTCTCTTCTGCGGGTGGCACTGTGCTCTTTTCGAAGGATATAGGTCCCAGTCTCTCCGGGGCTGTGGGATCCGGGGGTTGGTCTGCCTCTCTTCTGCGGGTGGCACTGTGCTCTTTTCGAAGGATATAGGTCCCAGTCTCTCCGGGGCTGTGGGATCCGGGGGTTGGTCTGCCTCTCTTCTGCGGGTGGCACTGTGCTCTTTTCGAAGGATATAGGTCCCAGTCTCTCTGGGGCTGTGGGATCCGGGGGTTGGTCTGCCTCTCTTCTGCGGGTGGCACTGTGCTCTTTTCGAAGGATATAGGTCCCAGTCTCTCCGGGGCTGTGGGATCCGGGGGTTGGTCTGCCCCCTTCTGCGGGTGGCACTGTGCACTTTTCGAAGGATATAGGTCCCAGTCTCTCCGGGGCTGTGGGATCCGGGGGTTGGTCTGCCTCTCTTCTGCGGGTGGCACTGTGCTCTTTTCGAAGGATATAGGTCCCAGTCTCTCCGGGGCTGTGGGATCCGGGGGTTGATCTGCCTCTCTTCTGCGGGTGGCACTGTGCTCTTTTCGAAGGATATAGGTCCCAGTCTCTCCGGGGCTGTGGGAGCCGGGGTTTGGTCTGCCTCTCTTCTGCGGGTGGCACTGTGCTCTTTTCGAAGGATATAGGTCCCAGTCTCTCCAGGGCTGTGGGATCCGGGGGTTGATCTGccgggcattgggatgacaacccaactcggGATGAGTAGGGGTTTTAGCGGGTGGAATTGGAGGTTTATTTATTAGCAATGCAAATATCGTGGTACAGCAACATAGACACTCATTCATCATGTTATTTTTTAATGGTACGTTTACAAACATACATTTTGATAAATAGAATTGAAACTTGTGActcattatggtaagtggtgaaataagtatagccagttataatggCTGAGCAAATAATAAGAAAAGACGATcggtatttacctggctaa
Proteins encoded in this region:
- the LOC109898309 gene encoding antigen WC1.1-like; this translates as MVTILLFMALAHQMVKSSLAAGEEIRLVNGTSRCSGTVEILYKGQWGRVCGQKWDFDDANVVCGQLGCGRAVSVQSSVHLGQGSGGRPTWLDDVGCKGSESSLTECSHGGLKHHDCLQSQDAKVVCSVKHNIRLVNGSDLCSGRVEVYQIGHWRTVCNDIWDLNDSAVACRQLGCGRAVSAPERAYFGQGSGPIWQDDVGCSGSECSITQCPHTRGTHNCNHGNDKGVICSGVVMQKPSLSTNQSYSALLQGEEVQLTCTLPSRILCNAVEFTFYLNGDSIMTVTVGSSQPRATLTKFKMDASHQGSYRCLYRTLSNSQAISSPYSNITKVVLLQPNISLSPPNGGMFWEPQGPELVRGHSFSITCSIQPQYPGGLFYLDFSGSNRTETKPAVNHSASFHFPVAEYTDQGNYSCSYVVNVSTRSFRSANSELAVTIRAFMVPIIVSGGTGGVGLLILLLLAICLVSWRTRMNRKPSTETDQGECIDNRHNRGEDNEKEEDYVNIENVCYQRGLEGAKKNEKEKGHSYDNEDGNTQRNGVCGGSHEKINSEGDENDYVNVSA